Proteins from a genomic interval of Pirellulales bacterium:
- a CDS encoding tetratricopeptide repeat protein, translated as MSAVAFRCLIVLVVTCGTARGEDFSTLLDRARMALRDREPDRAVELAGKAIEAGPQDPRGYQLRADIEALVGQHRQAVADYDMAIKLAPDQAELYDRRGSERFKLGQIEGSIADFDRFIAMRPDQAPAHWKRGISYYYAGRYEEGRKQFEGYQTVDDNDVENAVWRFLCMARAEGVPKARAAMLPVKRDARVPMMEIYSLYRGDLAPEGVLAAAQADDPPPARLDAQLFYAHLYLALYYEATGDTKRCVEHLAEAEEHPISHYMGDVARVHAKRLRTADNSN; from the coding sequence ATGTCGGCCGTTGCATTTCGGTGCTTGATCGTCCTCGTCGTCACCTGTGGCACCGCGCGCGGAGAAGATTTCTCGACACTGCTGGATCGTGCTCGTATGGCGCTGCGCGATCGGGAGCCCGATCGAGCGGTGGAGCTTGCCGGCAAAGCCATCGAGGCGGGGCCGCAGGATCCGCGCGGTTACCAATTGCGAGCCGATATCGAAGCCCTGGTGGGGCAGCATCGTCAGGCCGTTGCTGATTACGACATGGCGATCAAGCTCGCGCCGGACCAGGCGGAACTGTACGATCGCCGCGGCAGCGAGCGGTTCAAGCTGGGCCAGATCGAGGGATCGATCGCGGACTTCGACCGCTTCATCGCAATGCGACCGGATCAAGCGCCGGCCCACTGGAAGCGAGGGATTTCGTACTACTATGCCGGCCGATACGAGGAAGGCCGCAAGCAATTCGAAGGATATCAAACCGTCGATGACAACGACGTTGAAAACGCCGTGTGGCGATTCCTGTGCATGGCGCGAGCGGAGGGAGTGCCCAAGGCGCGGGCTGCCATGTTGCCCGTCAAGCGTGACGCGCGCGTGCCCATGATGGAAATCTACTCGCTCTATCGCGGTGACCTCGCACCGGAAGGGGTTCTGGCGGCGGCGCAAGCCGACGATCCGCCGCCAGCGCGACTCGATGCGCAATTATTTTATGCGCACCTTTACCTGGCTTTGTATTACGAGGCCACGGGAGATACCAAGCGCTGCGTCGAGCATCTGGCCGAGGCCGAGGAGCATCCCATTTCGCATTACATGGGAGACGTGGCTCGCGTGCACGCCAAACGGCTGCGCACGGCGGACAACTCGAACTAG
- a CDS encoding PIG-L deacetylase family protein, which translates to MPEPLRLLILGAHPDDAEFHAGGLAAIYRSAGHAVKVISLTNGDAGHHVMSGQVLAKRRAEEMRTAAAVIGAEQAMWSHHDGMLEPSLALRWQVIRELRTFQPDLVLTHRDNDYHPDHRACGNVVRDASYLVTVPTIVPDAGILHRPPVIAYLPDRFTRPNPLRGDVVIDVGSEVEKIVDMLACHESQVFEWLPFNRGATDEVPADKTPRRAWLRQWFLDYLRPQADRYRQELIATYGAARGEQIEYAEAFEISEYAAPLDADTRRRLFPFLPT; encoded by the coding sequence ATGCCCGAACCCTTGCGGCTGCTCATCCTTGGCGCCCATCCTGACGATGCCGAGTTCCACGCCGGAGGCCTGGCCGCGATCTATCGATCGGCTGGGCACGCGGTGAAAGTCATCTCTTTGACCAATGGTGATGCGGGGCATCACGTCATGTCAGGGCAGGTCCTGGCCAAGCGCCGCGCCGAAGAGATGCGCACCGCTGCGGCGGTGATCGGCGCCGAGCAGGCAATGTGGTCGCACCACGATGGCATGCTCGAACCCTCACTCGCCCTGCGCTGGCAAGTGATTCGCGAGTTGCGCACGTTTCAACCCGATCTGGTGCTCACACATCGTGACAACGACTACCATCCGGACCATCGCGCGTGCGGCAACGTGGTGCGCGACGCTTCGTACCTGGTAACCGTGCCGACAATTGTGCCGGACGCCGGCATCCTCCACCGCCCGCCGGTCATTGCCTACCTTCCCGACCGGTTCACGCGTCCCAATCCGCTGCGCGGTGATGTCGTTATCGATGTGGGGAGCGAAGTGGAAAAGATCGTGGATATGCTGGCCTGTCACGAGTCGCAAGTCTTCGAATGGCTGCCGTTCAATCGCGGCGCGACCGACGAAGTGCCAGCTGATAAGACTCCCCGGCGAGCCTGGCTGCGCCAGTGGTTTCTTGACTACCTGCGTCCACAGGCTGATCGGTACCGTCAGGAATTGATTGCCACTTATGGCGCAGCGCGCGGCGAGCAGATCGAATACGCCGAGGCCTTCGAGATCAGCGAGTACGCCGCGCCGCTCGACGCCGACACCCGTCGCCGGCTCTTCCCGTTTTTGCCCACTTAG
- a CDS encoding metalloregulator ArsR/SmtB family transcription factor, producing the protein MRPVQQNDVFHAIAHPTRRKILKLLRSGDRPASELAEPFGVSFPAISQHLRILKDADLVAERRDGRRRIYRLRSAPLENVYRWAAEFRDFWNARLDALEAQLDRKHKK; encoded by the coding sequence ATGCGGCCTGTCCAACAGAATGACGTCTTTCACGCCATCGCGCACCCTACGCGCCGCAAGATCCTTAAGTTGCTGCGAAGTGGAGACCGCCCGGCGAGCGAATTGGCCGAGCCGTTCGGCGTGTCGTTTCCTGCCATTTCGCAGCATCTGCGAATTCTCAAGGATGCAGACCTTGTCGCTGAACGGCGTGACGGTCGCCGCCGAATCTATCGCTTACGTTCGGCGCCGCTCGAAAACGTTTACCGCTGGGCCGCCGAATTCCGAGATTTCTGGAACGCGAGGCTCGATGCGCTCGAAGCGCAACTCGATCGGAAACACAAGAAGTAA
- a CDS encoding SRPBCC family protein: MSDDASRVGEVFIEGDHATIVFKRVLRHRPELVWDAITNPTELAGWLMCSSARIDGRVGGTVAMVAGPAQFHVSGKVLTWDPPRVFAHEWKVAPVPPMPQGEDAVFRYELTPEGDHTLLTVEYRRMTRNTAAGFAPGTHVLLDRLEAQLGKQAMPSWMPRFEELRALYPQWKK; this comes from the coding sequence ATGTCCGATGACGCATCACGCGTGGGCGAAGTCTTTATCGAGGGGGATCACGCCACGATCGTGTTCAAGCGCGTCCTCCGTCACCGGCCCGAGTTAGTGTGGGATGCCATTACGAATCCCACCGAGCTGGCGGGCTGGCTGATGTGCTCTTCGGCCAGAATCGATGGCCGAGTCGGAGGCACGGTCGCCATGGTGGCCGGGCCGGCACAATTCCACGTCAGCGGTAAGGTTCTTACGTGGGACCCGCCGCGTGTCTTCGCGCACGAGTGGAAGGTGGCTCCGGTACCTCCCATGCCGCAAGGAGAGGACGCCGTGTTCCGCTACGAATTGACGCCAGAGGGTGACCACACGCTGCTCACGGTGGAATATCGCCGCATGACGCGGAATACCGCGGCGGGCTTTGCACCAGGAACACACGTATTGCTCGATCGGCTGGAAGCCCAACTCGGCAAGCAAGCGATGCCCTCCTGGATGCCACGGTTCGAAGAGCTGCGGGCCCTCTATCCTCAGTGGAAGAAATAA
- a CDS encoding alpha/beta hydrolase-fold protein, protein MSGVRSRAADDYPLGPDSQRQEGVPRGTVTQHHWTSKIFDGTERDYWVYVPAQYKAEIPACVMVFQDGKWYIDEARDFRVPVVFDNLIHKGEMPVTIAICINPGVFPAKTADGKTESNRSFEYDSLSDQYARFLLEEILPEVGKEYRLTDNAAGRAICGISSGGICSWTVAWQRPDAFSKVLSHVGSFTNIRGGHVYPALIRKTDPKPIRIFLQDGSGDLDNAHGNWPLANQEMAAALKFAKYDYRFEYGDGGHNGKHGGALMPESLRWLWRDYKGN, encoded by the coding sequence ATGAGCGGCGTTCGATCGCGTGCCGCGGACGATTATCCTTTGGGCCCCGACTCGCAACGGCAGGAGGGCGTGCCTCGCGGCACGGTCACCCAGCACCACTGGACGAGCAAAATCTTCGACGGCACCGAGCGCGATTACTGGGTCTACGTGCCCGCGCAATACAAAGCGGAGATCCCGGCCTGCGTTATGGTTTTTCAAGACGGTAAGTGGTACATCGACGAAGCGCGCGACTTTCGCGTGCCGGTCGTCTTCGACAACTTGATTCACAAGGGCGAGATGCCGGTCACAATCGCCATCTGCATTAACCCCGGCGTGTTTCCTGCCAAGACGGCCGACGGCAAGACGGAATCGAATCGCAGCTTCGAGTACGACTCGCTCTCGGATCAGTACGCCCGATTTCTGCTCGAAGAAATCCTGCCCGAGGTGGGCAAGGAATATCGCCTGACGGATAACGCCGCAGGCCGGGCGATCTGCGGCATCAGCTCGGGCGGAATCTGCTCGTGGACCGTCGCCTGGCAACGGCCCGATGCCTTCAGCAAAGTGCTGAGCCACGTGGGAAGCTTTACCAACATTCGCGGCGGCCACGTGTACCCCGCTCTCATTCGCAAGACCGATCCCAAGCCGATCCGCATTTTTCTGCAGGATGGCTCGGGCGACTTGGACAACGCGCACGGCAATTGGCCGCTGGCGAACCAGGAAATGGCGGCGGCGCTGAAATTCGCCAAGTACGACTACCGCTTCGAGTACGGCGACGGCGGACACAACGGCAAGCATGGCGGCGCGCTCATGCCGGAATCGCTGCGCTGGCTGTGGCGCGATTACAAAGGCAACTAG
- a CDS encoding alpha/beta hydrolase — translation MIERDTITRSLRRLAVVWLMMVACDAVSAADTKPVPPEGVTFTADIEYANPDGQHLALDMARPKDASGPLPTIVCVHGGGFRAGNREHHDALCMQLAQRGYVAVTPTYRLAPKYQFPAAVHDVKSVVRWLRANAGKYGVDPARIGVMGDSAGGHLAQFLGVTADVEKFEGTDGGNLDQSSAVQCVVDVYGPSDFTKSYGKSVDAAEVLPLFLGGDVQSARRRHIEASPLYWVTPDAPPTLAIHGTDDKYVALEQSQWLIERLRAAEVEAELLVLEGAGHGFKGDDERRAQEAMFAFFDKHLKPR, via the coding sequence ATGATCGAGCGCGATACGATCACAAGATCTCTACGCCGACTGGCCGTCGTTTGGCTGATGATGGTTGCCTGCGATGCGGTGAGCGCAGCGGATACGAAGCCTGTGCCGCCCGAAGGCGTGACGTTTACCGCAGATATCGAGTATGCCAATCCCGATGGTCAGCATCTGGCGCTCGACATGGCGCGACCGAAGGACGCTTCGGGGCCGCTGCCGACGATCGTGTGCGTTCATGGCGGCGGATTTCGTGCCGGCAACCGCGAGCATCACGACGCTTTGTGCATGCAGCTGGCCCAGCGGGGTTACGTGGCCGTCACACCGACGTATCGCTTGGCGCCGAAATACCAGTTTCCGGCCGCCGTACACGATGTGAAATCGGTGGTGCGCTGGCTGCGCGCCAATGCCGGCAAGTACGGCGTTGATCCCGCGCGGATCGGCGTCATGGGAGACTCGGCCGGTGGTCACTTGGCGCAGTTTCTCGGCGTGACCGCCGACGTCGAGAAGTTCGAAGGAACCGACGGCGGCAATCTCGATCAGTCGAGCGCCGTGCAATGCGTGGTCGACGTCTACGGACCGAGCGACTTCACGAAGTCGTACGGCAAGAGCGTCGACGCGGCCGAGGTGTTGCCGCTGTTTCTGGGTGGCGATGTGCAATCGGCGCGTCGCCGGCATATCGAGGCCAGCCCGCTGTATTGGGTCACTCCTGACGCGCCGCCGACGCTGGCGATCCATGGTACCGACGATAAATACGTGGCGCTCGAGCAATCGCAATGGCTCATCGAACGACTGCGCGCGGCCGAGGTCGAAGCCGAATTGCTCGTGCTCGAAGGAGCAGGCCACGGCTTTAAAGGCGACGACGAGCGGCGGGCGCAGGAGGCGATGTTCGCCTTTTTCGACAAGCACCTTAAGCCGCGCTGA
- a CDS encoding Na/Pi symporter produces the protein MNVLAEFALGLGIFFVGMQMVGEHLRQLSGPSFRALVARSTSSPWSGVGLGLVAGAMMQSATGVTFILVNMVTAGLISAQAALPVIAWSNVGLTALAFVVTLDIHPLVAGSVGVCGIAATLIRQRTARQVANVLLGVALLLFGLQSMGAAAVPLKETQELRTAVQYTVTSPALAFVAGFLLAALLQSNTGATMLVITLAAQGMFGLPTAAMLIYGTNLGAIVLRLLLSIDMRGVPRQLVRFEDAFCLASGLLMVALFFIERVTGLPLVLAGVAAATDKIALQLALVFLLANLLPAIVVMPALGPSLAWLARRWPADEVADAAQPEFLTPQSLDDPASAVDLIPRELARLLTSLQCSVRTHRAGTDTSDVEDQRAADYAALTARIDEYAAQLSTRPLQKSVAQRLNATRELTALVGYLAESYVQLRHSHRALRHFPDTAAIRDQILAALELLLGIAATAVDTRQPAAIAHLREQSRSRSVLIEQARLASVSGATGDDTRNSRIAERTATQKLLADFELSTWIIHRISKLLDELTPQASGAAPRSAPKP, from the coding sequence ATGAACGTACTTGCTGAATTTGCCCTGGGGCTCGGTATTTTCTTCGTCGGCATGCAGATGGTCGGCGAGCATCTGCGCCAGCTCAGCGGACCATCGTTTCGCGCACTCGTTGCGCGCAGCACATCCTCCCCCTGGTCGGGCGTAGGGTTGGGCCTGGTCGCGGGCGCCATGATGCAAAGCGCGACGGGGGTCACATTCATTCTGGTCAATATGGTGACCGCCGGATTGATTTCCGCCCAGGCGGCGCTACCAGTGATTGCCTGGAGCAACGTCGGGCTCACGGCGCTGGCGTTTGTCGTCACGCTCGACATCCATCCCCTCGTGGCCGGCAGCGTCGGCGTTTGCGGCATCGCGGCCACGCTCATCCGGCAGCGCACCGCGCGGCAGGTGGCCAACGTGCTCTTGGGGGTCGCGCTCTTGCTATTCGGGCTGCAGAGCATGGGCGCGGCAGCCGTGCCTTTGAAGGAGACGCAGGAATTGCGAACGGCCGTGCAATACACCGTGACGTCGCCTGCGCTGGCGTTTGTCGCGGGGTTTCTGTTGGCGGCCCTGCTGCAATCGAATACGGGCGCGACGATGCTCGTCATCACGCTGGCGGCGCAAGGAATGTTCGGACTGCCGACGGCGGCGATGTTGATCTACGGCACGAACCTGGGCGCCATCGTCTTGCGACTGTTATTGTCGATCGATATGCGCGGAGTACCGCGCCAATTGGTCCGGTTCGAGGACGCGTTTTGCCTCGCCAGTGGGCTGCTAATGGTCGCGCTCTTTTTCATCGAGCGCGTGACCGGCCTGCCGCTGGTACTCGCCGGGGTGGCTGCCGCCACGGACAAGATCGCCTTGCAATTGGCGCTCGTTTTCTTATTGGCGAACTTACTCCCGGCCATCGTGGTGATGCCGGCACTCGGCCCGAGCCTGGCGTGGCTGGCGCGGCGATGGCCGGCGGACGAAGTGGCGGATGCCGCGCAGCCAGAATTCCTCACGCCGCAGAGCCTGGACGACCCGGCCTCGGCCGTGGACCTGATCCCACGCGAGTTGGCGCGGTTGTTGACCAGCTTGCAGTGCTCGGTACGTACCCATCGTGCGGGCACCGACACCAGCGACGTCGAGGACCAGCGCGCCGCTGATTACGCGGCACTGACGGCGCGGATCGACGAGTACGCTGCACAGCTCTCGACGCGTCCGCTGCAAAAATCAGTCGCCCAGCGATTGAACGCTACCCGGGAACTGACGGCGCTGGTTGGTTATCTTGCCGAAAGCTACGTGCAGTTACGGCACTCGCACCGCGCGCTGCGACACTTTCCCGACACGGCTGCCATACGTGACCAGATTCTGGCGGCTCTGGAATTGCTGCTGGGTATCGCCGCCACGGCCGTGGATACGCGTCAGCCGGCAGCGATCGCCCACCTACGCGAGCAATCGCGCAGCCGAAGCGTCTTGATTGAGCAAGCGCGCTTGGCGAGTGTATCGGGCGCGACGGGCGATGACACCCGTAACAGCAGAATCGCTGAGCGGACAGCCACCCAAAAGCTTCTGGCCGACTTTGAGCTATCGACCTGGATCATTCACCGCATCTCGAAATTGCTCGACGAGCTAACCCCACAGGCGAGCGGCGCCGCGCCGAGGAGTGCGCCAAAGCCCTGA
- a CDS encoding thioredoxin family protein yields MIDWNQCFSAGLGYDAFLEKHGTPEHRRRWADAHAAVAFTDRDRDLLQGFTRRMPVACLAGAWCGDCVYQCPILRRVEAVNPLVEVRFFDRDAHPELAGELKICGGSRVPVVVFLSEDFQEIGRYGDRTLSRYRQMMARMFGPSCASGLVLPTGDELAAIVRDWLGEFERLQAMLRISPRLRQIHGD; encoded by the coding sequence ATGATCGACTGGAATCAATGTTTTTCAGCGGGACTTGGCTACGACGCGTTTCTCGAGAAGCACGGCACGCCCGAACATCGCCGCCGCTGGGCCGATGCGCATGCGGCCGTGGCGTTCACGGACCGCGATCGCGATTTGCTGCAGGGCTTTACCCGCCGCATGCCCGTGGCTTGTCTGGCCGGAGCCTGGTGCGGTGACTGCGTCTACCAGTGCCCGATTCTGCGCCGCGTCGAAGCCGTCAATCCGCTGGTCGAGGTGCGCTTCTTCGACCGCGACGCCCACCCGGAGCTGGCGGGCGAATTGAAGATCTGCGGCGGCAGCCGAGTACCGGTCGTCGTCTTCCTGAGCGAGGATTTTCAGGAGATCGGCCGCTATGGCGACCGCACCCTTTCGCGCTATCGTCAGATGATGGCGCGGATGTTTGGTCCCTCGTGCGCGAGCGGCCTGGTTTTGCCCACAGGCGATGAACTGGCCGCGATCGTACGAGACTGGCTCGGCGAGTTCGAGCGGCTGCAGGCGATGCTGCGCATTTCTCCACGCCTGCGGCAGATCCACGGCGACTAA
- a CDS encoding endonuclease/exonuclease/phosphatase family protein, producing MRIVSYNIHKGIGGRDRRYRFERIAEVIEHLEPDVVCLQEVDHNVRRSRFDHQPDLLAARLNAAEAFYQHNVPLKMGGYGNLILSVWPFRSKHQVSLRMKTKKPRGAQLVVIETPQGPLHLVNWHLGLAETERRWQVHHLLTHSLFREGHELPTLIIGDYNDWRNQLKHRSFAEHGFEQITSPPSRFRSFPAYLPLGSLDKAFYRGGLTIHRAFIAHSKLARAASDHLPLVVDFDIGSNGAGV from the coding sequence GTGCGTATCGTCAGCTACAACATTCACAAAGGCATCGGCGGCCGCGATCGTCGCTATCGCTTTGAGCGGATTGCCGAGGTGATCGAGCACCTCGAGCCCGATGTGGTCTGTCTGCAAGAGGTCGACCACAACGTCCGCCGTTCGCGCTTCGACCATCAGCCCGACCTGCTGGCAGCCCGGCTCAACGCAGCCGAGGCATTCTATCAGCACAACGTCCCCCTCAAAATGGGAGGCTACGGCAACCTGATCCTGTCGGTTTGGCCATTTCGCTCGAAGCATCAGGTTTCGCTGCGAATGAAAACCAAAAAGCCGCGCGGCGCCCAGCTGGTGGTCATCGAGACTCCCCAAGGACCGCTGCACCTGGTGAACTGGCACCTGGGGCTGGCCGAGACCGAGCGCCGCTGGCAGGTACACCATCTGCTGACGCACTCGCTCTTTCGCGAGGGGCATGAGCTGCCGACCTTGATCATCGGCGATTACAACGACTGGCGGAATCAATTGAAGCATCGTTCGTTCGCCGAGCACGGCTTCGAGCAGATCACCAGCCCTCCCTCGCGTTTTCGCTCGTTCCCCGCTTACCTGCCGCTCGGATCACTAGACAAAGCCTTTTATCGCGGGGGGCTCACCATTCACCGGGCATTCATCGCCCATAGCAAACTCGCCCGAGCGGCCAGCGATCATTTACCGCTGGTCGTCGATTTCGACATCGGCAGCAATGGTGCGGGCGTCTGA
- a CDS encoding PQQ-binding-like beta-propeller repeat protein produces MLRRVVAIGICWLVIAPFAVRGSAGQENWTRFRGPDGTGVVADDPRLPDTWDKEKNVRWKTQIPGRGWGSPIVWQDRIFISAVYSDEDYDAPKGGLYLGLGRGEPPDTVHHWMVYCLDFKTGALLWKHEAHVGKPVVPRHPKNTYAAETPTTDGQRLYVLFGDVGLYCYDFDGNHLWTHEIEPKKTYFGYGAAASPIVVDDFVVYVYDNIEDSYIAALEGATGKLRWKTSREERSTWGTPLAWRHDGMTEIVTTGRQENRSYTTDGSLLWNFDGHMSSLTIPSPFVVDGLLYITSGYVGDKNRPVYAVKPGATGNITLGEGETANQFIQWSLEKMGPYNTSPIVYRGLYYTLLDQGMLTCHDAATGELVFNRSRFPQGASFTASPWAYNGNIFFLSESGETYVMPAGREFKIDHTNALDELSIATPSIAQGNLLVRTAEHVYRISTPSEASAEGR; encoded by the coding sequence ATGCTTCGCCGGGTTGTAGCGATCGGGATTTGCTGGTTGGTTATCGCGCCTTTCGCCGTGCGCGGCTCTGCCGGTCAGGAAAACTGGACCCGCTTTCGCGGTCCTGATGGCACGGGCGTCGTGGCCGACGATCCGCGCCTGCCCGACACGTGGGACAAGGAAAAGAACGTTCGCTGGAAAACGCAGATCCCCGGGCGCGGCTGGGGCAGCCCGATCGTCTGGCAGGATCGTATCTTTATCTCGGCCGTGTACAGCGACGAGGACTACGATGCGCCTAAGGGGGGCCTTTATTTGGGGCTGGGGCGCGGCGAGCCGCCCGATACGGTGCATCACTGGATGGTTTACTGCCTCGATTTTAAAACGGGCGCATTGCTCTGGAAGCACGAAGCTCACGTTGGCAAGCCCGTCGTGCCGCGGCATCCGAAGAACACGTACGCGGCCGAAACGCCCACGACCGACGGCCAACGGCTGTATGTGCTCTTCGGCGATGTTGGGCTGTATTGCTATGACTTCGACGGCAATCACCTGTGGACGCACGAGATCGAGCCCAAGAAAACTTATTTCGGCTATGGCGCCGCGGCGTCGCCGATCGTGGTCGATGATTTTGTCGTGTACGTGTATGACAACATCGAAGACTCGTACATCGCGGCGCTGGAGGGAGCGACCGGCAAACTGCGCTGGAAAACCTCGCGCGAGGAACGCAGCACGTGGGGCACGCCGCTCGCCTGGCGACATGACGGAATGACCGAGATCGTGACGACCGGGCGCCAAGAGAATCGCTCCTACACGACCGATGGGTCGCTGCTGTGGAATTTCGATGGTCACATGTCGTCGCTGACGATTCCTTCCCCTTTTGTCGTCGATGGATTGCTGTATATCACGTCAGGTTATGTCGGCGACAAGAATCGGCCCGTGTATGCCGTCAAGCCGGGTGCCACAGGGAATATCACGCTGGGCGAGGGGGAGACTGCCAACCAATTCATACAGTGGTCGCTGGAAAAAATGGGGCCCTACAACACTTCGCCGATCGTCTATCGCGGCCTGTATTACACCCTCCTCGATCAGGGAATGCTCACTTGCCATGACGCGGCGACGGGCGAGCTGGTCTTCAACCGCTCGCGGTTCCCACAGGGCGCCAGTTTCACCGCCTCGCCCTGGGCCTACAACGGCAACATTTTCTTTCTCAGCGAGTCCGGGGAAACGTACGTGATGCCGGCGGGGAGAGAGTTCAAAATCGATCACACGAACGCGCTCGATGAACTGAGCATCGCCACGCCCTCGATCGCGCAAGGAAACCTCTTGGTTCGCACGGCGGAGCACGTTTACCGCATTTCGACGCCTTCCGAGGCAAGCGCCGAAGGGCGATAG
- a CDS encoding inorganic phosphate transporter — protein sequence MWDALSALPLSHQICFVFALLIAFGFEFINGFHDTANAVTTVIYTNTLRPTPAVLFSGFCNFLGVMLGGTAVAFAIVNLLPVDLLIETSSVRSIVMVLSLLLAGMIWNLGTWWYGLPVSSSHTLIGSILGVGLADSLLARGNVSGINWSKAADVGLSLFISPLIGFVAAAVLLLVMKRILTNPKLYNPPAEGDNPPSWIRGVLLATCGGVSFAHGSNDGQKGMGLILLALIGFLPTYYSLNTHDVGLAGDLCQAAVAIDEIVGSEAPDLAAEVRPDMTIIASTLTGKSSLADVSLAERWEVRQAILRFRYTLSNSDFTPATHQALAAHHREFTRAVEFVPFWVVVGVALALGIGTTIGYKRIVVTVAEKIGKSHLTYAQGAAAEVVAAATIGLADAFHLPVSTTQVLSSGVAGTMWANRSGIQSQTVKKIGLAWALTLPAAILLSASFFTIGGAMIPGVRPVAPMPASVCAPAAESPTFVAAELTTAHR from the coding sequence ATGTGGGACGCGTTGAGCGCCCTGCCGCTATCGCACCAGATTTGTTTTGTCTTTGCGCTGCTGATCGCCTTCGGCTTCGAATTCATTAACGGATTTCACGATACCGCCAACGCGGTGACGACCGTTATCTATACGAACACGCTGCGGCCCACGCCGGCCGTCTTGTTTTCGGGCTTTTGCAATTTCCTCGGCGTGATGTTAGGCGGTACGGCGGTTGCCTTCGCAATTGTCAATCTTTTGCCGGTCGATCTGCTGATCGAGACGTCGTCGGTGCGCTCGATCGTCATGGTCTTGTCGCTGCTCCTGGCCGGAATGATCTGGAACCTGGGAACGTGGTGGTACGGGCTGCCCGTCTCCAGTTCGCACACTCTGATCGGTTCGATCCTGGGCGTAGGCCTGGCCGACAGCTTGCTCGCGCGCGGCAACGTGTCGGGCATCAACTGGTCGAAGGCCGCGGACGTCGGCCTGTCGCTGTTCATCTCGCCACTGATCGGCTTCGTGGCTGCGGCGGTTCTGCTCTTGGTCATGAAACGCATACTGACGAATCCCAAGCTCTATAACCCGCCTGCCGAAGGAGACAATCCTCCGAGCTGGATCCGCGGCGTGCTGCTGGCGACCTGCGGAGGCGTGAGCTTCGCGCACGGCTCGAACGACGGCCAGAAGGGCATGGGGTTGATTCTGCTCGCGCTGATCGGCTTCTTGCCCACGTATTACTCGCTCAACACGCACGACGTGGGGCTCGCCGGCGACTTGTGCCAGGCGGCGGTGGCCATCGACGAGATCGTCGGGTCCGAGGCTCCCGACCTCGCGGCTGAAGTTCGCCCGGACATGACGATCATTGCCAGTACGTTGACCGGAAAGTCGTCTTTGGCCGACGTTTCGCTCGCGGAGCGTTGGGAAGTGCGTCAGGCGATCCTAAGATTCCGCTATACGCTGAGCAATTCCGACTTTACCCCTGCGACGCACCAGGCGCTGGCCGCGCACCATCGTGAATTCACGCGTGCCGTCGAGTTCGTCCCCTTTTGGGTCGTGGTCGGCGTCGCCCTGGCCTTGGGCATCGGCACCACGATCGGTTACAAGCGCATCGTGGTCACCGTGGCGGAAAAGATCGGCAAATCGCACCTGACCTACGCCCAGGGAGCCGCCGCCGAGGTCGTGGCCGCCGCCACCATCGGCCTGGCTGACGCCTTCCATTTGCCGGTCAGCACCACGCAGGTTTTATCATCGGGCGTGGCGGGAACGATGTGGGCCAATCGGTCGGGCATTCAATCGCAGACCGTGAAGAAGATCGGCCTGGCCTGGGCACTGACGCTGCCGGCCGCGATTCTCTTGTCGGCCAGCTTCTTCACGATCGGCGGCGCCATGATCCCGGGCGTGCGGCCGGTTGCCCCCATGCCGGCCAGTGTCTGTGCTCCGGCGGCCGAATCGCCGACGTTCGTTGCCGCCGAGTTGACGACGGCGCATCGCTAA